The Gossypium hirsutum isolate 1008001.06 chromosome D06, Gossypium_hirsutum_v2.1, whole genome shotgun sequence genome contains the following window.
TTTTACACATTAGcgtgtgtttttttatttatttctcaatGTATTTACCGGATCGAGCCCAATAACTAATCGTCTGCCTTCTGTAGGCTCATTAAAGGGTAGTTGCTGGCCACGAGTTTTAATCTCACAAGtggaattaaaatattttgattcaattctacCATTAATCAttgtattttgtaaaagttgtgcaTTTAAttcctatactttaatttgataaactttaatccttatatttttcaaaatttaaaattatgaaacaagatttattaaatttgttaagtCGTGACTTTGGTTtcaaattttagagaaattatgaCTTTCTTTTTAATAGGGAAAATTACACAGATAGTCACCTAActatcaaaaatttttatttttggcactcaaaataaaaagtttgtaaTTTAAACACCCACGTTACATAGTTCGGTCATTTTGGTCATTCTCGTTAAAGTCACAAATGACAAACTGACGTGACAGTTAAAAACccagtataataacaaatttagcctttaacTTTTACGTACTAGatcgatttagtcataattttaacaaattaactctcaaaatttataaattttctcaatttgatcctaattctaaaaaattcgaagaaatatataaaaatacatgaataatttaaatatatataataataaatttaaaatatatattaaaaataaaaaatgcctCTTCCTCTCCCTTCTTTTTAACTGCCACATCAATTGTGGTTTGtgattttaatagaaatgaccaaAATGATCGAACTATATAACGTGGGTGCTTATATTGCAAACTTTTTTATTTTGTCcacctaaaatgaaaatatttaatagttgggtgactatctGTATAGTTGAACCAATTATTTGGATTATCCAAATAATGTAAATGTGGAGGCCCATTTTGATAAGCTGACCCAAACTCATCATTACGAAAGCGGATCTATTAGTTAGCTTAGGGTTTTCTCACAGCCAGCAAATCTCTTTCATTTGCCCGCACTAGCAGCAGCAGCGCCACACTCTTCACAGTGCTGATCAACCATGGCGGAGCAGGTGCACCCGCCTATCTACTCTCTCTTCCTTTGTCACTCTTTTATCTTCTTTgcttctcatttttttttcttttgattgcaGACCGAGAAGGCATTTCTAAAGCAACCCAAAGTGTTTTTAAGGTGATCTTAATACTAAACCATGAAAAATCTCTCGCCTTTATAATTTTTTCGGATTTGGGTTTTTTGGAGTTTAGGTGGGTTTTTAATGATATTGTTTCTACTTCAGCTCCAAGAAATCTGGGAAAGGGAAGAGACCAGGAAAGGGAGGAAACCGCTTCTGGAAGAGCATTGGTTTGGGCTTCAAAACCCCTCGTGAAGCCACTGAAGGTAGGTTTGTATTTGTtcttttaaaatgtgttttgggCGGTATGGATGGTCAATTTATGCAAAATCTATTTAAGCTTTGAATGTTCTACCTAGAAACTAGTATCATGTTTATTTATAATTCCTTTATttatattatgcatatatgttTCAGTGTTCTTTATGGGAAATAAAGATGATTTAATTGATTAACACCTAGAGAAGGACTATGTAGAATGTATTTCTGTGCATTGAGAGTTCAGTCAAATAATGTTTTTGCATATTTGATTTCTAAAGGAATCTACATCGACAAGAAATGCCCATTCACCGGCACTGTTTCCATCAGGGGTCGCATTTTAGCCGGTACTTGCCATAGTGCCAAGATGATAAGGACAATCATTGTTCGACGGAATTACCTTCATTATATCAAGAAATACCAAAGGCATGATCCGGCTTCATTCTGCTCTACTTTTCCATAAagtttcttatgatttttattgttGGAAGAaacttatttttcctttttcaggtACGAGAAGAGACATTCAAATATCCCTGCACATATTTCTCCATGCTTCCGTGTGAAGGAAGGAGATCATGTCATTATCGGGCAATGCAGGTTAAACCCCTAAACCGAATGACTTTATATGTCTAGTGTCTATGAATCTAATTGTTTTTACAGCTAGTTTGTAGGTGATTTTGGTTGTTTGTAATTTGCGTGTATTTTCTAATTTCAGGCCGTTGTCAAAGACTGTGAGGTTCAATGTTTTGAAAGTGATTCCTGCTGGATCTTCTGGTGGAGGGAAGAAAGCTTTCACTGGAATGTGAGGTGTAAGTGTTTTCAATCAGGAGAAGACATTAAAATCCCTGAACTGCCTCTAGATATGAAGAACCTGGGACTATTagatgtttttatgtttttgtttttcctttcctaTTACTTGTTATGTTTGGATTTGTCTAGTTATGACAACTGGAATTTTGAAGGTATCCCCTATTCTAGTATGATCCTGTTCTCTGAAGAATCACTCTGATCACTTACTTAGATTATGTATGAAATTTCTGGTGTTCTCTATACACAAATGAAGACATTCTGTAAATTGGCGAGGGGCATCCATTGTGCAAATGTGTGGTGAAAGTATCACAAAACCCCCTGTACTATACTTTGGATTGCATGTTAGCCCGTCtactaaaaaatgggcaaattagcctcGTTGATGAGTGAGCAAAACAGCAGtgtttatatataaggtataataataaatttagctcccaatctttacatatttattcaatttggtcttacttttttttattgaaagtagcttagaaaattttgaaactaataaggctaaaggtaaaaaggctatttttttttaaaactggaccggtcaaattgtttttttttaaaaaccaccCGTTtcgttttaaaaattattaaaaattttaaaatttaaaatgttgaaaaagaaaaaatgatcCAACCCGTTCAATTGTCTATTCAATTGGTTTTTAGCTACTTCAGTTGATTTTCTAGTCAGGTTAATTGGTTTCTGTTGGTTTCTTGTTTAATCGATTCAAAGCTTTTTTTCAGATTGGTGTCCCCCAGACTTGTTCTCTGTCCAATCAGTTTAATTGGCTGGTTTGATATGATTTAAACAATATTACAAAAAAAGCtttagtaataaattttaaaaaattaattaaaccgttttaaatttttttaaagaaaattataaaaacaaagttataaaaattttaaaattataaatttttattaaaaaataacaatactaACATTGGTAGGTATGATGAGTGAGGGGAATATGTTGATGGTGCCACCCAAAAGGAGGAGGCCACTATGGATGGGAGCTAAAGACTGTTAGTTTTGCTATTAGGTGGTGCACTTAGCTTGGTGTCGACGTCGAATCTGactaagaaaattattttaagggattaaatttaaatttaaattaaatttttatcattttcaagaAGGTTAacgtgtaattttatctttattaatttaaaattttaaaaattataaaataaataaataaaaatgactcGAAATTTTGCTAACCCCTAACTACGCCCCTTGACTTTaggtattaataaaaaaa
Protein-coding sequences here:
- the LOC107901359 gene encoding 40S ribosomal protein S11, whose translation is MAEQTEKAFLKQPKVFLSSKKSGKGKRPGKGGNRFWKSIGLGFKTPREATEGIYIDKKCPFTGTVSIRGRILAGTCHSAKMIRTIIVRRNYLHYIKKYQRYEKRHSNIPAHISPCFRVKEGDHVIIGQCRPLSKTVRFNVLKVIPAGSSGGGKKAFTGM